One part of the Phragmites australis chromosome 3, lpPhrAust1.1, whole genome shotgun sequence genome encodes these proteins:
- the LOC133910851 gene encoding silicon efflux transporter LSI2-like, whose translation MALASVSKVVLGSVAFGVFWVLAVFPSVPFMPIGRTAGALLSAVLMIIFHVISPDDAYASVDLPILGLLFSTMVVGSYLKNAGMFKHLGTLLAWRSQGGRDLLCRVCVVTALASALFTNDTCCVVLTEFVLELAAERNLPAKPFLLALASSANIGSSATPIGNPQNLVIAFNSKIPFPKFLLGILPAMLAGMAVNMVMLLCMYWKDLESTSPDLISAGKEMEAVEEGRASLPSTPEPPLKSPKLTNGDYSPSMMTENISTKHPWFMQCTEQRRKLFLKSFAYIVTVGMVVAYMVGLNMSWTAITTAIALVVVDFRDAEPCLNKVSYSLLVFFSGMFITVSGFNKTGLPGAIWDFMAPYSKVNSVGGISVLSIIILLLSNLASNVPTVLLMGGEVASAAALISQAAVTKSWLLLAWVSTVAGNLSLLGSAANLIVCEQARRAPRNAYELTFWNHIVFGIPSTLIVTAIGIPLIGKINV comes from the exons ATGGCTCTTGCGTCGGTGTCCAAGGTGGTGCTGGGTTCGGTTGCGTTCGGGGTGTTCTGGGTGCTGGCGGTGTTCCCGTCGGTGCCCTTCATGCCCATCGGCCGGACGGCGGGGGCTCTGCTGAGCGCGGTGCTCATGATCATCTTCCACGTGATCAGCCCCGACGACGCCTACGCCTCCGTCGACCTGCCCATCCTGGGCCTTCTCTTCTCCACCATGGTCGTCGGCAGCTACCTCAAGAACGCCGGCATGTTCAAGCACCTGGGCACGCTGCTGGCGTGGCGGAGCCAAGGCGGGCGCGACCTGCTGTGCCGCGTCTGCGTCGTCACCGCGCTCGCCAGCGCGCTCTTCACCAACGACACCTGCTGCGTCGTGCTCACCGAGTTCGTGCTCGAGCTCGCCGCTGAGCGCAACCTCCCCGCCAAGCCCTTCCTTCTCGCGCTCGCCTCCAGCGCAAACATTGGCTCCAGCGCCACGCCCATCGGCAACCCGCAGAACCTCGTCATCGCCTTCAACAGCAAGATCCCCTTCCCCAAGTTCCTCCTCGGCATCCTGCCCGCCATGCTCGCCGGTATGGCCGTCAACATGGTCATGCTACTCTGCATGTACTGGAAGGACCTCGAGAGCACCAGCCCGGACCTCATCTCTGCCGGTAAGGAGATGGAGGCCGTCGAGGAGGGACGGGCGTCGTTGCCGTCCACCCCAGAGCCACCGCTCAAGAGCCCGAAGCTGACAAACGGGGACTACTCGCCGTCCATGATGACGGAGAACATCTCCACCAAGCACCCCTGGTTCATGCAGTGCACGGAGCAGCGCaggaagctcttcctcaagagcTTTGCCTACATCGTCACCGTCGGCATGGTGGTGGCATACATGGTCGGGCTCAACATGTCGTGGACCGCCATCACCACGGCCATCGCCCTGGTCGTCGTCGACTTCCGCGACGCCGAGCCGTGCCTGAACAAGGTGTCCTACTCGCTGCTTGTCTTCTTCTCGGGCATGTTCATCACGGTGAGTGGGTTCAACAAGACGGGGCTCCCGGGGGCAATCTGGGACTTCATGGCACCCTACTCCAAGGTCAACAGCGTCGGCGGCATCTCCGTCCTCTccatcatcatcctcctcctctccaacCTCGCCTCCAACGTCCCGACCG TGCTGCTGATGGGCGGAGAGGTGGCCTCCGCGGCGGCGCTGATCTCTCAGGCGGCCGTGACGAagtcgtggctgctgctggcgTGGGTGAGCACGGTGGCAGGCAACCTGTCGCTGCTGGGGTCAGCGGCGAACCTGATCGTGTGCGAGCAAGCGCGCCGCGCGCCGCGCAACGCCTACGAGCTCACCTTCTGGAACCACATCGTCTTCGGCATCCCCTCCACCCTCATCGTCACCGCCATCGGCATCCCCCTCATCGGAAAGATCAACGTCTAG